GGAAATACAATGCCCAAAGCACACAAAAAGAAATTCAGAACATTAGAAGGAATATTCAATCAAATAATGCACCAAAAAGATGGCTGGATCGAAAAACGAAAACAAGAGCTAACAAATTGACAGTCCCTTTATATCTAAAACTATATACTTAATTAAAAATAATAATTATAATAGTGTAATTTTTATAAGGTGATGTTATGAAAGGACTTGTATTGATTATGGATGGTATGGGAGACCGTCCTTTAAAAGAATTTAATAACCAAACTCCTCTTGAAGCAGCTAATACACCAAATATGGATCAAATGGCTCGTGAAGGAATTAATGGTATAATGGATTCAATTGCACCAGGTATTATTCCTGGTAGTGATACAGCTCACATTTCAATTTTAGGATATAATCCATATGAAGTATATACTGGTAGAGGACCTTTTGAGGCTTCTGGTGTTGGAGTAGATGTTATTCCTGGAGACATTGCATTTAGATGTAATTTTTCAACTTCTGATGAAAATGGAATTATTACTGATAGGCGTGCTGGAAGAATAAGGGATGGAACTAAGGACATTGTTGAAGTGTTAAATACAATGGTTTTAGAAGATTATCCTGATATTAAAATTATTTTTAAAGAATCCACTGGTCATAGGGCAGTTTTAGTTTTAAGGGGTGAAGGTCTTTCTGATAAAGTCAGTGATGCTGATCCTAAGGTTGAAGGGAATAAACCAAAAGAAGTAGAAGCTTTAGATGCTTCACCGGAAGCTAAAAAAACTGCCGATATTTTAAATAAATTAGTGGTTAAATCTTATGAAATGGTTAAAGATCATCCTATTAATTTAGAAAGAATGGAAAACAATGAACCTCCAGCAAATATTATTATTCCTCGTGGAGCTGGTGCAGTTCCTGTTGTAGAAGCAATTAATGATAAATATGAGATTAACTCTGCATGTATTGCTGAAACTGGACTTATTATGGGTATTGCAAGATTTGCAGGAATGGATATTATTGAAATGGAAGATGTAACTGGTGGTGTTGATACTAATTTAGATAATATTCGTGATACTATATTAGATCAAGTCAAAAACTCTGAACATGACTTTTTCTTAATAAATATTGATGGTGCTGATGAAGCAGGTCATGATGGTAATGCTAGAGAAAAATTAGAATTTATAGAAAAAGTTGATAGGGTTGTTA
This is a stretch of genomic DNA from Methanobrevibacter oralis. It encodes these proteins:
- a CDS encoding 2,3-bisphosphoglycerate-independent phosphoglycerate mutase, with protein sequence MKGLVLIMDGMGDRPLKEFNNQTPLEAANTPNMDQMAREGINGIMDSIAPGIIPGSDTAHISILGYNPYEVYTGRGPFEASGVGVDVIPGDIAFRCNFSTSDENGIITDRRAGRIRDGTKDIVEVLNTMVLEDYPDIKIIFKESTGHRAVLVLRGEGLSDKVSDADPKVEGNKPKEVEALDASPEAKKTADILNKLVVKSYEMVKDHPINLERMENNEPPANIIIPRGAGAVPVVEAINDKYEINSACIAETGLIMGIARFAGMDIIEMEDVTGGVDTNLDNIRDTILDQVKNSEHDFFLINIDGADEAGHDGNAREKLEFIEKVDRVVMSELKKLDDVYIFLTADHSTPISVMNHSGDPVPVIIKGPEVRVDDVEKFSEVDAAKGGLCRIRGSDVMNIMMDLMNYSHKFGA